One window of Saccharomyces kudriavzevii IFO 1802 strain IFO1802 genome assembly, chromosome: 10 genomic DNA carries:
- the GPI14 gene encoding glycosylphosphatidylinositol-alpha 1,4 mannosyltransferase I (similar to Saccharomyces cerevisiae GPI14 (YJR013W); ancestral locus Anc_5.147) — MAGRYWGLIAVSFLVRVGFFLFGIYQDANFKVRYTDIDYFVFHDAAKYVYAGKSPYARDTYRYTPLLSWLLVPNHYFGWFHLGKVIFVIFDLITGLIIMNLLNQTISKKKALILGSIWLLNPMVITISTRGNAESVLCCLIMLTLYYLQKGNYTVAGLLYGLSIHLKIYPIIYCIPMAIFIYYRTSRQGPQAQLTSLFNIGLSTLVTLLGCGWTMYKIYGYEFLDQAYLYHLYRTDHRHNFSIWNMLLYLDSANQGSGGSNLSKYAFVPQLLLVLLTGCLEWWNPTFDNLLSVLFVQTFAFVAYNKVCTSQYFVWYLIFLPFYLSRSHIGWKKGLLMVTLWVVTQGIWLSQGYYLEFEGKNVFYPGLFVASALFFLTNVWLLGQFITDLKMLVPPASASKRLN; from the coding sequence ATGGCTGGTAGATACTGGGGTTTGATTGCAGTgtcatttttggtaagaGTTGgatttttcctctttggcATTTACCAAGATGCTAATTTCAAAGTGAGGTACACTGATATCGATTATTTTGTGTTTCATGATGCTGCcaaatatgtatatgcGGGCAAATCACCTTACGCAAGGGATACATATCGTTATACTCCACTTTTAAGTTGGCTATTGGTTccaaatcattattttggatGGTTTCATTTGGGTAAGGTCATATTTGTTATCTTCGATTTGATTACCGGGCTTATAATAATGAACCTTTTGAACCAAACTATCTCCAAAAAGAAGGCTCTGATACTGGGGAGCATTTGGCTATTGAATCCAATGGTTATTACAATCAGTACGAGAGGAAATGCGGAAAGTGTACTGTGCTGTTTAATCATGCTTACATTATATTATTTGCAAAAGGGTAATTACACCGTGGCAGGCCTCTTGTACGGTCTATCTATCCATCTTAAGATATATCCTATAATCTACTGTATCCCAATGGCgatatttatatattatagAACAAGTAGACAGGGTCCACAAGCACAACTAACATCGTTATTTAATATTGGTCTGAGTACACTGGTGACTTTGTTGGGATGCGGCTGGACAATGTACAAGATCTATGGATACGAGTTTTTAGACCAAGCGTACTTGTACCACTTGTACAGAACAGACCATAGACATAATTTTTCGATATGGAACATGCTATTATATTTAGATTCCGCAAACCAGGGCAGTGGGGGGTCCAATCTATCAAAGTATGCTTTTGTGCCTCAATTGCTGCTTGTTCTGCTGACCGGATGTCTGGAGTGGTGGAATCCAACCTTTGATAACCTGCTAAGCGTTTTATTCGTACAGACTTTTGCCTTTGTGGCGTACAATAAAGTCTGTACATCGCAATACTTCGTATGGTATCTGATCTTTTTACCGTTTTACTTATCAAGATCACACATTGGTTGGAAAAAGGGTCTTTTGATGGTCACGCTTTGGGTAGTAACGCAGGGAATTTGGCTAAGTCAAGGCTACTATTTAGAATTTGAGGGCAAGAACGTATTTTACCCTGGACTCTTCGTAGCAAGCGCATTGTTTTTCCTAACCAATGTGTGGCTGTTGGGCCAATTCATTACTGATCTCAAGATGTTGGTGCCACCCGCAAGCGCCAGTAAAAGGCTCAATTGA
- the TMA22 gene encoding Tma22p (similar to Saccharomyces cerevisiae TMA22 (YJR014W); ancestral locus Anc_5.144): MLKNVIYCGVCSYPPEYCEFSGKLKRCKVWLSENHADLFAKLYGAEDNAQEEVEVVTNKLAESSIGEAREEKLEKDLLRIQKKQENREERELAKKLSSKVIIKREARTKKKFIVAISGLEIFDIDMKKLAKTFASKFATGCSVSKNVEKKEEVVIQGDVMDEVEAYIHSLLEEKGLKDVKVETIDAKKKKKPAAEGATKQATK, from the coding sequence atgttgaaaaacGTCATCTACTGTGGAGTTTGCTCATATCCACCAGAATACTGCGAATTTTCAGGTAAATTGAAGCGTTGTAAAGTTTGGCTATCCGAAAACCATGCTGACCTGTTTGCAAAACTGTACGGTGCTGAGGATAATGCACAAGAGGAAGTCGAAGTCGTAACCAACAAACTGGCCGAATCCAGCATCGGTGAAGccagagaagaaaagctgGAAAAAGACTTGTTAAGgattcaaaagaagcagGAAAacagagaagaaagagaactGGCCAAGAAACTATCATCCAAGGTAATCATCAAAAGAGAAGCCagaaccaagaaaaagttcatCGTAGCTATTTCTGGTTTGGAGATCTTCGACATCGACATGAAAAAACTAGCCAAGACATTTGCATCTAAGTTCGCCACCGGCTGTTCAGTGTCGAAGAATgtggaaaagaaggaggaAGTTGTCATTCAAGGTGATGTGATGGATGAGGTGGAAGCCTACATACACTCTTTACTAGAAGAAAAGGGGCTGAAAGACGTCAAAGTGGAAACCATCGACGctaagaagaagaaaaagccTGCTGCAGAAGGGGCCACCAAGCAAGCAACCAAATAA
- the SKDI10G2240 gene encoding uncharacterized protein (similar to Saccharomyces cerevisiae SNG1 (YGR197C) and YJR015W; ancestral locus Anc_5.143; truncated by internal stop codon), translated as MNNITQKYHYTLTSNVRHVAAAGKYNYEYYDHRPFTERILLAPTQIGVVYCLLLTFFQFLLYGPLHVEMAKVLRPANSLIYRIAMSWSTFFFASLFFCTTTAIFQVDFTKSFGRGGFMVYWMSTWLFMLAAGGANENAVMLVITVGPQYLGFWILSFVILNIAPSFFPLALSNNVYRYGYMMPVHNAIDIYRVIFFDVSRHNMGRNYGILVALIALNTALLPFVGKYAGKKLRQKALSAAKQG; from the coding sequence ATGAACAACATTACGCAAAAGTATCATTATACCCTGACGAGCAATGTAAGACACGTCGCCGCAGCTGGGAAGTACAACTACGAATACTATGATCACAGGCCATTCACTGAACGTATCCTGTTGGCGCCTACCCAGATCGGTGTTGTTTACTGTTTGCTGCTGacttttttccagtttcTATTGTATGGGCCCTTGCATGTAGAAATGGCGAAAGTGCTAAGACCGGCCAACAGTTTAATTTACCGTATCGCCATGTCGTGGtccacttttttctttgcatcTTTATTCTTCTGCACAACCACTGCCATCTTCCAAGTTGACTTTACCAAGTCCTTCGGTAGAGGCGGCTTCATGGTTTATTGGATGTCGACCTGGCTTTTCATGCTTGCTGCCGGCGGAGCCAACGAAAATGCAGTCATGCTTGTAATAACCGTAGGCCCACAATACCTTGGGTTCTGGATCCTGTCGTTCGTCATACTGAATATTGCCCCATCTTTCTTCCCGTTAGCGCTAAGCAACAACGTCTACAGATACGGTTACATGATGCCCGTCCATAATGCCATTGACATCTACAGggttattttctttgacgTGTCAAGACACAACATGGGTAGAAACTATGGTATCCTAGTGGCCCTCATTGCGTTGAATACGGCTTTGTTACCATTTGTTGGCAAATACGCTGGTAAAAAACTAAGACAAAAGGCTTTATCTGCAGCAAAGCAAGGTTGA